A single window of Colletes latitarsis isolate SP2378_abdomen chromosome 4, iyColLati1, whole genome shotgun sequence DNA harbors:
- the LOC143341206 gene encoding uncharacterized protein LOC143341206: protein MTSLTLAVLKELCEKQQLPTGGTKSTLVNRLLEVGIPRETLQLTTDFAITQENWTMDAEVQQNTSLQEATRNRPLTELELLHRERELAQREIQLLRRELEVARLTPNSRDSPVRTRETNWCNVKEMIGNFDGNNCKVGVWVRQVRRLVDANSLDNQAAKALVCHKLTGKALKWYYSKPDCVDMTCDEVLSGLCGMFEQKLSVLSMRHEFEQRVWKTEESFIDYVHEKILLGNRVPVADDEIVEYVIEDIPDKGIRSLAQVRSFETIDELIRAFGKLTLSQDVQQQKILRRKETYQPTEKISKDRREQKELRRVRCFNCNGSGHYATECREPKRERGTCYKCGSPGHKVENCRAPQSSVSYVTTPRNVDDEVFPTVTLEITEECKSFSSNLDALIDSGSPISFVKESCVPRSYICRAVNGNGFSGINGSVMQIVGQIEGIITLNCMKHNVNLRVVEEGSMRNSIVLGRDFMKVARMSVQLDPEVFEIMNIESRLVEDSSTPQLIINENIPHTVREQARQIFEECYVKPIRPEIPQNQNTMELSLTDDKPFYCNPRRLSYAEKSKLKEIIEDLLEKGAIRESTSEYASPIVLAKKKNGELRMCIDFRKLNKVTKRDNFPLPLIEDQLDLLQGKKYFTLLDLKDGFFHIKMHENSIKYTSFVTPLGQYECTKMPFGLKGGPLKFQRYITQIFRDLITSGDVSVYLDDFLIATVTIDHHLRILERVFKLCVANKLELRLNKCKFLQTKLEYLGYVVTSEGIRPTERGINDVSDSRRQSIDPKWPPPVPPGVFISVYDKRQSASDFRLKHPPNATATIGFDHAADPGDRLDDKTPIAPK, encoded by the exons ATGACTAGTCTTACGCTGGCAGTGCTAAAGGAATTGTGCGAGAAGCAGCAACTACCAACGGGTGGAACGAAATCGACATTAGTCAACCGGCTATTAGAAGTAGGAATTCCGAGGGAAACGCTGCAGCTTACCACGGATTTCGCTATAACTCAGGAGAACTGGACAATGGACGCCGAGGTGCAGCAGAACACGAGCTTACAGGAGGCAACCCGGAACAGGCCTCTCACCGAATTAGAGCTGCTACATCGGGAGCGAGAGTTAGCGCAACGGGAGATCCAGCTATTAAGAAGAGAGCTAGAAGTCGCCCGTCTGACCCCCAACTCGCGTGACAGTCCGGTGCGTACGCGTGAAACCAACTGGTGCAACGTCAAGGAGATGATTGGGAATTTCGATGGCAATAACTGCAAAGTTGGAGTTTGGGTAAGACAAGTGCGGAGGCTGGTTGACGCGAACAGTCTCGACAACCAAGCAGCGAAGGCTCTCGTCTGCCATAAGTTAACAGGGAAAGCCCTCAAGTGGTATTATTCGAAGCCTGACTGTGTCGACATGACTTGCGACGAGGTGTTGAGCGGACTGTGCGGTATGTTCGAACAAAAACTTAGTGTCCTCTCAATGCGTCATGAATTCGAGCAGAGAGTCTGGAAGACAGAGGAATCATTCATTGATTACGTGCATgaaaaaatactattaggaaATCGGGTGCCGGTAGCGGACGACGAAATTGTCGAATACGTTATCGAAGACATCCCTGACAAGGGTATCAGGTCCCTTGCGCAGGTTCGAAGCTTTGAAACTATCGATGAGCTAATACGAGCCTTTGGGAAATTAACGCTATCGCAAGACGTGCAGCAACAAAAAATTTTACGAAGGAAGGAAACATATCAACCCACGGAGAAAATCAGCAAGGATCGGCGCGAGCAGAAGGAGCTGCGGCGGGTGAGGTGTTTCAACTGCAACGGCAGCGGGCACTACGCGACGGAGTGCAGAGAGCCGAAACGCGAACGAGGTACCTGCTACAAGTGCGGCAGTCCAGGACATAAGGTCGAAAATTGCCGAGCCCCGCAGAGCAGCGTCAGCTACGTCACCACACCAAGGAACGTGGACGACGAGGTTTTTCCAACGGTAACACTAGAGATTACCGAAGAATGTAAGTCGTTTTCTTCAAATTTAGATGCGTTGATTGACTCTGGCAGTCCCATTAGTTTCGTAAAAGAGAGTTGCGTACCGCGAAGTTATATATGTCGAGCTGTAAACGGTAACGGATTCTCGGGTATAAATGGTAGCGTAATGCAAATTGTTGGGCAGATCGAAGGGATTATTACTCTTAATTGCATGAAACATAATGTAAATTTGCGTGTAGTAGAAGAAGGATCAATGAGGAATTCAATAGTGTTGGGCAGAGATTTCATGAAGGTCGCAAGAATGTCAGTACAACTAGACCCGGAGGTTTTTGAAATTATGAATATAGAGTCACGTTTAGTGGAAGATAGTTCAACGCCACAGCTGATAATTAACGAAAACATCCCCCACACTGTCCGTGAGCAAGCGCGCCAAATTTTCGAGGAATGTTACGTAAAACCAATTAGACCCGAGATCCCGCAAAACCAGAACACCATGGAATTATCGCTAACTGACGATAAACCTTTTTATTGTAATCCGCGAAGGTTATCTTACGcagaaaaatcaaaattaaaagaaattattgAAGATCTATTGGAAAAAGGTGCAATTAGAGAAAGTACGTCGGAATACGCGTCACCGATTGTTTTAGCTAAGAAGAAAAACGGAGAATTGCGAATGTGTATCGATTTTAGGAAATTAAATAAAGTAACTAAGCGGGACAATTTTCCATTACCACTGATAGAAGATCAGTTGGATCTGTTGCAagggaaaaaatatttcacattATTAGATTTAAAGGACGGATTTTTTCATATTAAGATGCACGAAAATTCAATTAAGTATACGTCGTTCGTTACGCCACTGGGACAGTACGAGTGCACGAAGATGCCATTCGGTTTAAAGGGCGGACCACTGAAATTCCAACGATACATTACGCAGATATTTAGAGATTTAATCACATCTGGGGATGTATCGGTGTATTTGGATGATTTTCTTATTGCAACTGTTACAATAGATCATCATTTACGGATTTTAGAGCGAGTTTTTAAGCTATGTGTCGCGAATAAACTCGAGTTAAGATTGAATAAATGCAAGTTTCTGCAGACTAAATTAGAGTATTTAGGCTACGTCGTTACGAGCGAGGGCATTCGACCGACCGAACGTGGAATCAACGAC GTCAGCGACTCGCGTCGGCaatcgatcgatcccaagtggcCTCCACCTGTTCCTCCCGGGGTTTTTATATCTGTCTACGACAAACGACAGTCCGCCTCCGATTTTCGCCTAAAACATCCGCCAAACGCGACGGCAACAATCGGCTTCGACCATGCGGCCGACCCCGGCGATCGTCTGGACGACAAAACGCCTATCGCTCCGAAATAA